From the genome of Anabrus simplex isolate iqAnaSimp1 chromosome X, ASM4041472v1, whole genome shotgun sequence, one region includes:
- the LOC136886103 gene encoding glucose dehydrogenase [FAD, quinone], protein MVGIASVVVSAIKAAVSIVGFGGKFKFIPTFIAALAFFHYDLFDPENRPINAKILLNEYDFIIVGGGSAGAVLANRLSEISDWTVLLLEAGGHETEITDVPILSLYLHKSRFDWKYRTQPQDSACQAMIDKRCCWTKGKVIGGSSVLNTMLYIRGNRRDYDNWAQLGNPGWSYEEVLPYFKKSQDQRNPYLAKNTRYHATGGYLTVQDAPYHTPLGIAFIQAGVEMGYEHRDINGEFQTGFAPFQYTMRRGFRCSTAKAFLRPVRLRRNLHVALWSHATKVLIDPITRRAYGVEFYRDGFTEKVLARKEVILSAGAVNSPQLLMLSGVGPAQHLRDHSIPVIQDSPGVGQNLMDHIAIGGLAFLVDHPVSIIIDRVMNFNAALRYAILGDGPLTSSVGIESVGFISTKYANQSDDWPDIEFMLTSSSTSSDGGTQAKKAHGLTQRFYDEYLGSISGKDVFGVFPMMLRPKSRGYIRLRSNDPFKYPLMYHNYLTHPDDIRVMREGVKASLALGETAAMKRFGARFHRVPVPGCRKLPQFTDEYWECVIKQYTMTIYHLSGTTKMGPDSDPYAVVDAQLRVKGINGLRVIDASIMPQITNGNINAPVIMIAEKGADMIKEAWRGTLRKREIPRAKHQYTNVTS, encoded by the coding sequence ATGGTTGGAATAGCTTCTGTCGTGGTGAGTGCCATAAAGGCGGCTGTGAGTATTGTAGGATTCGGTGGGAAATTCAAATTCATTCCCACCTTCATTGCAGCGTTAGCGTTTTTTCATTACGATCTCTTTGATCCTGAGAATAGACCAATCAATGCCAAAATTTTACTCAATGAGTATGATTTTATAATCGTTGGAGGGGGCTCTGCCGGTGCAGTGCTCGCCAACAGACTTTCAGAAATCTCTGATTGGACCGTTTTGCTGTTAGAAGCAGGAGGCCATGAAACTGAAATAACAGACGTGCCTATATTGTCGTTGTACCTACACAAAAGCAGATTCGATTGGAAATACAGGACGCAGCCGCAAGATAGCGCTTGTCAGGCCATGATTGATAAACGTTGTTGCTGGACCAAGGGTAAAGTCATTGGTGGTTCCAGCGTGTTGAACACCATGTTATACATTCGAGGTAACAGGCGTGATTATGACAACTGGGCACAACTTGGTAATCCAGGCTGGAGTTACGAGGAAGTGTTGCCGTATTTTAAAAAATCTCAAGATCAGCGCAACCCGTATCTGGCAAAGAATACCAGGTATCACGCCACGGGTGGATACTTGACCGTGCAAGATGCTCCCTACCACACACCACTAGGAATAGCTTTCATACAAGCGGGAGTAGAGATGGGCTACGAACACAGAGATATTAATGGAGAATTTCAAACAGGATTCGCACCATTTCAATACACAATGAGAAGAGGATTCCGCTGTAGTACGGCGAAAGCCTTTCTAAGACCAGTACGATTACGAAGGAATCTTCACGTTGCGCTCTGGTCGCATGCCACTAAAGTTCTCATAGATCCAATAACTAGACGTGCTTACGGAGTAGAATTCTACCGTGATGGTTTCACAGAAAAAGTACTAGCAAGGAAAGAGGTCATACTATCTGCTGGAGCTGTGAATTCTCCCCAGTTGCTTATGCTATCCGGTGTAGGTCCAGCCCAGCACCTAAGAGACCATTCCATACCTGTAATACAGGACTCGCCAGGGGTCGGTCAGAACCTGATGGATCACATTGCGATTGGGGGGTTAGCTTTCTTAGTAGATCATCCTGTTAGTATCATAATAGATCGAGTTATGAATTTCAACGCTGCTTTGAGGTATGCAATCTTAGGTGACGGTCCTTTAACATCCAGCGTCGGCATAGAATCGGTAGGATTCATATCCACGAAGTATGCGAACCAATCGGATGACTGGCCAGATATAGAATTCATGTTGACATCTTCCTCAACATCTTCTGACGGAGGGACACAAGCTAAAAAGGCGCACGGTCTGACCCAAAGGTTTTACGATGAATATCTGGGAAGCATCAGCGGCAAGGATGTCTTTGGAGTTTTCCCGATGATGTTGCGTCCGAAAAGCCGCGGCTATATAAGATTAAGAAGTAATGACCCTTTCAAATATCCTCTCATGTATCACAATTACCTGACACACCCCGATGATATCAGGGTGATGAGAGAAGGGGTGAAAGCTTCCTTAGCATTGGGGGAAACCGCTGCAATGAAACGATTTGGGGCGCGATTTCACAGAGTTCCTGTCCCAGGCTGTAGGAAACTCCCGCAGTTTACAGACGAATACTGGGAGTGCGTCATAAAACAGTACACGATGACCATCTATCACCTGTCAGGAACGACGAAGATGGGACCCGATTCTGACCCGTACGCTGTTGTAGACGCTCAACTGCGGGTGAAAGGAATAAATGGCCTCAGGGTGATAGACGCGTCTATCATGCCGCAGATCACGAACGGAAATATCAATGCGCCGGTTATTATGATAGCAGAGAAGGGAGCAGATATGATCAAAGAGGCGTGGAGGGGAACGCTGAGAAAAAGAGAAATACCTAGAGCGAAACATCAGTACACCAACGTAACAAGCTGA